The following are encoded in a window of Ruminiclostridium herbifermentans genomic DNA:
- a CDS encoding M24 family metallopeptidase gives MEERVTKLELETRIERLCNAITKRNPEWDNVLIINRINQYYLTGTMQDGLLIINKNGTAKFFVRRSLNRAIDESPLAESQICTIYPMESYRDAAKIVGSELGETFVETETLTIGIIERIKKYFKYSNLYPVENIIFEVRAVKSPYELYWLQEAGRLYNILLEEVVPSILREGMSELEFTAEMYSTMLKMGYHGVTRFYRYQTEMIAGQIGFGDSSLVETNFDSPGGMRGMCPAVPIIGSRDRILKKGDLVFIDIGFGMYGYHVDRTQIYMFGASPSDEVIEVHRKCIEIEKRAAQLLKPGNIPSEIYNNIMKELDSDFLKNFMGFGDRMVRFLGHGIGLHVDEPPVIANGFNSPLQENMVIALEPKKGIAGVGMVGVEDTYIVTPNGGKCITGGEKDIIIV, from the coding sequence ATGGAAGAAAGAGTAACAAAACTTGAACTAGAAACAAGAATTGAAAGGCTTTGTAACGCTATAACTAAAAGAAATCCAGAATGGGATAATGTCCTAATAATAAATCGTATTAATCAATATTACTTAACAGGAACTATGCAGGATGGTTTATTAATAATTAATAAAAATGGAACTGCAAAGTTTTTTGTAAGAAGAAGCTTAAATAGAGCAATTGATGAATCACCTTTAGCTGAATCGCAGATATGTACTATATATCCTATGGAAAGTTACAGAGATGCTGCAAAGATAGTCGGAAGTGAACTAGGAGAGACCTTTGTTGAAACTGAAACCTTAACAATTGGTATTATTGAAAGAATTAAAAAGTATTTTAAATATAGTAATTTATACCCAGTTGAAAACATTATTTTTGAAGTTCGTGCAGTAAAAAGCCCATATGAACTTTATTGGCTGCAAGAAGCAGGTAGACTGTATAATATTTTATTAGAAGAAGTAGTTCCCAGTATATTAAGAGAGGGAATGAGTGAACTAGAATTTACAGCAGAAATGTACAGTACCATGTTAAAGATGGGGTATCATGGTGTTACACGTTTTTATAGATATCAAACGGAGATGATTGCAGGCCAGATAGGCTTTGGTGATAGTTCCTTAGTTGAAACCAACTTTGATAGCCCTGGAGGAATGAGGGGGATGTGTCCTGCTGTTCCTATTATTGGAAGCAGGGATAGAATTTTAAAAAAGGGTGATTTGGTATTTATAGATATTGGATTTGGAATGTACGGATACCACGTTGATAGGACACAAATATATATGTTTGGAGCTTCTCCGTCTGATGAGGTTATTGAGGTCCATCGTAAATGTATTGAGATAGAAAAAAGAGCTGCTCAGTTATTGAAACCAGGTAATATACCGTCTGAGATTTATAATAACATAATGAAGGAATTAGACTCTGATTTTTTAAAAAATTTCATGGGCTTTGGGGACAGAATGGTAAGGTTCTTGGGGCATGGTATCGGGCTTCATGTTGATGAGCCGCCGGTTATTGCAAATGGTTTTAATAGTCCTCTTCAAGAGAATATGGTGATAGCACTAGAACCCAAAAAGGGCATAGCAGGTGTTGGAATGGTTGGAGTTGAAGATACATATATAGTTACACCTAATGGTGGAAAATGTATTACTGGCGGTGAAAAGGATATAATTATTGTTTAA
- a CDS encoding transglutaminase-like domain-containing protein: MLISLEINPVSIILLAPVIIILVSSLFISINHERITNGFYSIVNCFEFIVAFILALLLTKGILFDKSNKVFVYIYDMLPDSVKASLVANNIYTYLCIAFIILIIVVIVIRLITYPIYTLVFENLSYKLYRVINSLSPFFRRSISFLISIPKAFVSLILISFIFYLLSYYFTIPGFSKYIDESIVLNKVYDTALKPVIDSDIAKKIPVILNDSFNSLGMNNDYNENIAENIRETLDSYNIKVIQYYNGVTLDDAIKSTPEIDKLAVDLVSNETNEYDKCKKIYDWITKNISYDYDKANKIAKDSRNTKSGTIVCYQTRKGICFDYASLFVSMCKANGIKVNLVTGLGYSGMLWGDHAWNQFYFQEQSRWVNVDTTFGVSGVNYFDTANFSLDHKSGKVQGEW, encoded by the coding sequence ATGTTGATAAGCCTAGAAATTAATCCTGTAAGTATCATACTTTTAGCCCCTGTAATTATAATACTTGTTAGTTCGCTATTTATTTCGATAAACCATGAGAGAATTACAAACGGCTTTTATTCAATAGTAAATTGCTTTGAGTTTATTGTAGCATTTATATTAGCATTGCTGCTTACAAAGGGTATTCTTTTTGACAAAAGTAATAAAGTATTTGTTTATATATATGATATGCTACCTGATTCAGTAAAAGCTAGTCTAGTGGCAAATAATATATATACTTATCTTTGTATTGCCTTTATTATTCTGATAATTGTTGTTATTGTTATTAGACTTATAACATATCCTATATATACGCTTGTGTTTGAAAATTTATCATACAAATTGTATAGAGTAATAAATTCGCTAAGTCCATTTTTCAGAAGATCAATTTCATTTTTAATTAGTATACCTAAAGCCTTTGTATCGCTAATACTTATAAGCTTTATTTTTTACTTATTATCATATTATTTTACCATTCCTGGCTTTTCAAAATACATTGATGAGTCCATAGTTTTAAACAAGGTTTATGACACAGCTCTTAAGCCCGTTATTGATTCTGATATTGCAAAAAAAATACCAGTTATACTTAATGATAGCTTTAACAGCCTTGGAATGAATAATGACTATAATGAGAATATAGCTGAAAATATTAGGGAAACTCTTGATAGCTATAACATTAAGGTGATTCAATACTATAACGGGGTTACGCTTGATGATGCGATAAAGTCTACTCCTGAGATTGATAAACTGGCAGTTGATTTGGTAAGTAATGAAACCAATGAATATGATAAGTGTAAAAAAATATATGATTGGATAACAAAAAATATATCATATGATTATGATAAAGCCAATAAAATTGCAAAAGACAGTCGTAATACTAAGTCAGGAACAATAGTATGCTACCAAACCAGAAAGGGTATATGCTTTGATTATGCCAGCTTATTTGTATCAATGTGCAAAGCTAACGGCATAAAGGTAAATTTAGTTACAGGTCTAGGCTATAGCGGGATGTTATGGGGAGACCATGCTTGGAACCAATTTTATTTTCAAGAACAAAGCAGATGGGTAAATGTTGATACAACATTTGGTGTTAGCGGTGTAAATTATTTTGATACAGCAAATTTTTCCCTTGATCATAAAAGCGGTAAAGTGCAAGGGGAATGGTAA
- a CDS encoding glutamine synthetase III, with protein MSRLSELFGSNVFNDAIMRERLPKATYKALRKTIDEGLPLNYEIAEVVASCMKDWAIEKGATHYTHWFQPMTGITAEKHDSFINPTSDGKVILEFSGKELIKGEADGSSFPSGGLRATFEARGYTAWDCTSPAFIKNNTLYIPTAFCSYNGDTLDKKTPLLRSMECISNKALRVLRLFGNTTATKVVATVGPEQEYFLIDKKMYDQRKDLIFTGRTLFGAMPPKGQEMDDHYYGSIKPRISAFMKDLDEELWKLGISAKTEHNEVAPAQHELAPIFTTANIATDHNQLTMELMKTIALKHGLVCLLHEKPFAGVNGSGKHNNWSLSTNDGQNLLEPGKTPHENAQFLIFLCAVIKAVDEYADLLRLAGANPGNDHRLGANEAPPAIISIFLGDELTSILEHIACGEDCTSSVFGKIKVGVTTLPAFRQDSTDRNRTSPFAFTGNKFEFRMVGSSASIASPNFFLNTIVSEVLEQFADRLENADDFNAEVNAIIKDVYEKNGKVIFNGNGYSDDWIAEAEKRGLPNLKSYVDAIASLQVEKNKVVMEKHKVFNRNEMNSRYEISLEKYIKTINIEALTMLEMAKRQILPAVINFSANVANSINQIKNCGVDVDISANVELLKEVTTLTSQLKKDISNLEAKLSKAQETHESSYAQAVYYKDVVFTQMADLRATADKLESIVDSKVWPFPTYADILFNV; from the coding sequence ATGAGTCGATTAAGTGAATTATTTGGTTCAAATGTATTTAATGATGCAATTATGAGGGAACGTCTTCCTAAAGCTACATATAAGGCATTAAGAAAGACTATTGATGAGGGCCTTCCCTTGAATTATGAAATAGCTGAAGTTGTAGCAAGCTGTATGAAAGATTGGGCTATTGAAAAGGGAGCAACTCACTATACTCATTGGTTTCAGCCAATGACTGGAATCACAGCAGAAAAGCATGATTCCTTCATCAATCCTACATCTGACGGTAAGGTGATTTTAGAGTTTTCAGGAAAAGAATTAATTAAAGGTGAAGCTGATGGTTCTTCATTTCCTTCTGGAGGTCTAAGAGCAACCTTTGAAGCCAGAGGTTATACTGCATGGGATTGTACTTCTCCTGCTTTCATAAAAAACAATACACTCTATATTCCTACTGCATTCTGTTCCTATAACGGAGATACTTTGGATAAAAAGACACCTTTACTCAGGTCTATGGAATGTATATCAAACAAAGCTCTTAGAGTTCTTCGTCTATTTGGAAATACCACTGCTACAAAGGTGGTTGCTACAGTTGGACCAGAACAAGAGTATTTCCTTATTGATAAAAAAATGTATGACCAGAGAAAGGATTTAATATTTACAGGCCGTACTTTATTTGGTGCAATGCCTCCTAAAGGTCAGGAAATGGACGATCATTACTACGGAAGTATTAAACCAAGAATTTCGGCTTTTATGAAGGATTTGGATGAAGAACTATGGAAGTTAGGTATATCAGCAAAAACTGAGCATAATGAAGTTGCTCCTGCTCAGCATGAACTTGCACCAATATTTACTACTGCTAATATTGCTACTGACCACAATCAGCTTACAATGGAATTAATGAAGACAATTGCTTTAAAGCATGGTTTGGTTTGTCTGCTTCACGAAAAACCATTTGCAGGTGTTAATGGTTCAGGAAAACACAACAACTGGTCACTCTCAACTAATGACGGCCAAAACCTACTAGAGCCTGGTAAAACTCCTCATGAAAACGCACAGTTCCTTATTTTCTTATGTGCAGTAATTAAAGCTGTAGATGAGTATGCTGACTTGTTGAGGTTAGCTGGTGCAAACCCCGGAAATGATCATCGTTTGGGTGCAAATGAAGCACCTCCTGCAATAATTTCTATATTCCTTGGTGATGAACTAACTTCAATCCTTGAGCACATTGCATGTGGTGAGGATTGCACATCAAGCGTATTCGGTAAAATAAAGGTTGGTGTTACTACTTTACCAGCTTTTCGTCAAGATTCAACTGATAGAAACAGAACCTCTCCATTTGCCTTTACTGGAAACAAATTCGAATTCAGAATGGTTGGATCATCTGCCTCAATTGCTTCACCAAATTTCTTCTTGAATACTATAGTTTCTGAAGTTTTAGAGCAATTTGCAGATAGATTAGAAAACGCTGATGATTTTAATGCAGAGGTAAACGCAATTATAAAAGATGTATATGAAAAGAATGGAAAAGTAATCTTTAATGGTAACGGTTATTCAGATGATTGGATTGCAGAAGCTGAAAAAAGAGGACTTCCAAACCTCAAGAGTTACGTAGATGCAATTGCAAGCCTTCAAGTAGAAAAAAATAAAGTTGTAATGGAAAAACATAAGGTTTTCAATCGTAATGAAATGAATTCCCGTTATGAAATATCACTAGAGAAGTATATAAAAACAATTAATATTGAAGCCTTAACAATGCTAGAAATGGCTAAACGACAGATACTTCCTGCTGTTATCAATTTTTCAGCCAATGTTGCAAACTCTATAAATCAAATTAAGAACTGTGGTGTAGACGTTGATATTTCTGCAAATGTTGAGTTACTAAAAGAAGTTACCACATTAACTAGTCAACTAAAGAAAGATATATCCAATCTTGAAGCTAAGTTAAGTAAAGCTCAAGAAACACATGAAAGTTCTTATGCACAGGCTGTATATTATAAGGATGTTGTATTTACGCAAATGGCTGATTTAAGAGCTACAGCTGACAAGCTTGAAAGCATAGTTGACTCTAAGGTGTGGCCATTCCCAACCTATGCAGATATTTTGTTTAATGTATAG
- a CDS encoding M20 family peptidase — translation MDYKLKDNKNIDDFVQRLSQALQIKTISYENMDMVDKSEFLKFHTFIEKSFPNVHRVLVKETINDFGILFKWEGTETNQDSILLMAHMDVVPVEKETENEWCFEPFSGNISDGYVWGRGALDMKSQLMGILEAVEGLIINGFKPRKTIYLAFGHDEEVGGYLGNAQMASYLQSKGIKLSMVLDEGGFIIKNAIAGMSCLAALIGIAEKGMTTLELFAESNGGHSSMPPNSTAIGRLAKSIYILEKKQFKANINSILKEFFKAIAPKMPLLKRIIFSNIWLFKPLIIRIFTKLPKTNALVRTTTAFTMIEGGFKMNVLPQQAKAVANFRVMPGETIEDVKKRVEKVIKKLDITVKVNDVSFNPSKISHIASNEYKVMCKTIVSVFPESVAAPYLTVGSTDSRYYQKIANQIFRFCPIEIESEDLERVHGVNERISIEGYKKMIEFFYLLIESL, via the coding sequence ATGGATTATAAACTAAAAGACAATAAAAATATAGATGATTTTGTACAGCGTTTATCACAGGCGCTGCAAATTAAAACTATCTCATATGAAAATATGGATATGGTAGACAAGTCGGAGTTCCTTAAATTTCATACATTTATTGAAAAATCCTTTCCTAATGTTCATAGAGTGTTGGTAAAAGAAACAATTAATGATTTTGGTATTCTTTTTAAGTGGGAGGGTACTGAGACTAATCAAGACTCTATTTTGCTGATGGCTCATATGGACGTAGTACCTGTAGAAAAAGAAACAGAAAATGAATGGTGTTTTGAACCGTTTTCAGGTAATATATCAGATGGCTATGTATGGGGACGTGGAGCACTTGATATGAAAAGTCAGCTTATGGGAATTCTTGAAGCTGTTGAAGGACTTATAATAAATGGATTTAAGCCTAGAAAAACCATTTATTTAGCCTTTGGACATGATGAAGAGGTGGGTGGTTATTTAGGAAATGCTCAGATGGCTTCTTACCTTCAATCAAAAGGAATCAAGCTATCTATGGTATTAGATGAAGGCGGATTTATTATTAAGAATGCTATAGCTGGCATGAGTTGCCTGGCTGCTTTAATCGGAATAGCTGAAAAAGGAATGACTACACTTGAACTTTTTGCAGAAAGTAATGGAGGACATTCTTCTATGCCTCCAAATAGTACTGCTATTGGAAGATTAGCAAAGTCAATATACATATTGGAAAAGAAACAGTTTAAAGCAAATATAAATAGCATATTAAAAGAGTTCTTTAAGGCTATTGCACCTAAAATGCCATTGCTGAAGAGAATTATTTTTTCAAATATATGGTTGTTTAAGCCTTTAATTATAAGAATCTTTACAAAGTTACCAAAAACTAATGCGTTAGTTAGAACCACCACTGCATTTACCATGATTGAAGGCGGATTCAAGATGAATGTACTACCTCAGCAGGCTAAAGCTGTTGCTAATTTTAGAGTAATGCCTGGAGAAACTATTGAGGATGTAAAAAAGCGAGTTGAAAAAGTAATAAAAAAGCTGGATATAACAGTAAAAGTAAATGATGTGAGTTTTAATCCTTCAAAAATAAGCCATATAGCATCAAATGAATATAAAGTAATGTGTAAAACTATAGTGTCAGTTTTTCCTGAAAGTGTAGCAGCACCATATCTTACTGTAGGTTCAACAGATTCTCGATATTATCAAAAAATCGCAAATCAGATATTTAGATTTTGTCCAATAGAAATTGAATCAGAGGACTTAGAGAGAGTTCATGGAGTAAATGAAAGAATTAGTATTGAAGGCTATAAGAAGATGATAGAATTCTTTTATTTGCTTATAGAGAGTCTTTAG
- a CDS encoding 2-oxoacid:acceptor oxidoreductase family protein, whose translation MKQLDLIIAGFGGQGILSAGKLLAYAGMLEGKHVSWLPSYGPEMRGGTANCSIVISDDPIGSPIIDYPNALIAMNGPSLEKFEKRVIKGGLIITNSSLVEAKPQRTDVDFIGVPATEMASDMGNLTYANIIILGKLLGKTGIVKKESFEAALKKVLPEKKHFMIPEEMKALVAGHDL comes from the coding sequence ATGAAACAGCTTGATTTAATAATTGCTGGTTTTGGTGGACAGGGTATACTCTCTGCTGGTAAATTACTTGCATATGCTGGAATGCTTGAAGGAAAGCATGTTTCATGGCTTCCATCATATGGACCTGAGATGAGAGGCGGTACTGCTAACTGTAGTATTGTTATTTCTGATGATCCAATAGGTTCACCAATAATAGATTATCCAAATGCTTTAATTGCTATGAATGGCCCATCTTTGGAGAAATTTGAAAAGAGAGTTATAAAAGGCGGCTTAATTATTACAAATAGTTCATTAGTTGAGGCAAAGCCACAAAGAACTGATGTGGACTTTATTGGAGTTCCTGCAACAGAAATGGCTTCAGATATGGGTAATCTTACTTATGCAAATATAATTATTCTTGGAAAGTTATTAGGGAAAACAGGTATCGTTAAAAAAGAAAGCTTTGAAGCAGCACTTAAAAAGGTTCTCCCTGAGAAGAAACATTTCATGATTCCTGAAGAAATGAAAGCGCTTGTTGCTGGTCATGATTTATAA
- a CDS encoding thiamine pyrophosphate-dependent enzyme, protein MAIVFERPHALKEKELHYCPGCTHGIIHRLVAEVIDELDIEGITIGVSPVGCAYNNYEYFNCDMVQAAHGRAPAVATGIKRVHPDNYVFTYQGDGDLAAIGTAEIVHAAARGEKITTIFVNNAIYGMTSGQMAPTTLVGQVTTTSPYGRKPEIHGFPINVCEMLSTLEGAVYVERTSVHDVKNIKKTKAAIKKAFQVQNAKKGFSIVEVLSTCPTNWGINPVDSLKWLEENMIPHYPLGVFKGKDLEV, encoded by the coding sequence ATGGCAATTGTGTTTGAAAGACCACATGCATTAAAAGAAAAAGAACTTCACTATTGTCCTGGTTGTACACACGGTATAATTCACAGGTTAGTAGCAGAGGTAATTGATGAATTAGATATAGAAGGTATTACAATAGGTGTTTCACCTGTTGGTTGCGCATATAATAATTATGAATATTTTAACTGTGATATGGTACAGGCTGCTCATGGAAGGGCTCCAGCTGTAGCTACAGGAATAAAAAGAGTTCATCCTGACAACTATGTATTTACTTATCAGGGAGATGGGGATTTGGCAGCTATAGGAACAGCAGAAATTGTTCATGCTGCTGCTAGAGGTGAAAAAATAACCACAATATTTGTTAACAATGCTATTTATGGTATGACTTCTGGTCAGATGGCTCCTACAACATTAGTAGGTCAAGTAACAACAACTTCACCATATGGAAGAAAGCCTGAAATACATGGATTTCCAATTAACGTGTGTGAGATGCTATCTACATTAGAGGGTGCAGTTTATGTAGAAAGAACTTCTGTTCATGATGTAAAGAATATTAAAAAGACAAAAGCAGCTATTAAAAAGGCATTTCAAGTTCAAAATGCTAAAAAGGGATTCTCTATTGTTGAGGTACTTTCAACTTGCCCAACAAACTGGGGAATAAATCCTGTAGACTCACTTAAATGGTTAGAGGAAAACATGATACCGCACTATCCTCTAGGTGTATTTAAGGGAAAGGATTTGGAGGTGTAG
- a CDS encoding 3-methyl-2-oxobutanoate dehydrogenase subunit VorB produces MAEKLLMKGNEVIAEAALRAGCRHYFGYPITPQTEIAHYMAKVMPKVNGTFLQAESEVAAINMVYGAAAAGARVMTSSSSPGVSLKQEGISYIAGAELPAVLVNIVRCGPGLGGIQAAQCDYFQACKGGGHGDYKNIVLAPSSVQELYELTVEAFNLADKYRMLVIILGDGMLGQMMEAVEFKDKEEIYQDDKKWACTGTKMQRESNDITSIYIQPEVLEGLNNKLQAKYRQIEQNEVLVETYNCEDADIIVTAYGTVARIIKNVIKMADKEGIKVGLIRPITLYPFPTAAFEKYAETPKAFLSVELSAGQMVEDVRLAINGKCPVHFYGRTGGVIPSQLEVLNEIKKILNK; encoded by the coding sequence ATGGCAGAGAAATTATTAATGAAGGGCAATGAGGTAATAGCAGAAGCAGCCTTAAGAGCTGGTTGCAGACATTATTTCGGATATCCTATTACACCACAAACAGAGATTGCCCATTATATGGCAAAGGTAATGCCAAAAGTAAATGGTACGTTTCTTCAGGCTGAAAGTGAAGTTGCAGCAATAAATATGGTGTATGGTGCAGCAGCAGCAGGTGCTCGTGTTATGACATCATCATCCAGCCCAGGAGTAAGTTTGAAGCAAGAAGGTATTTCCTATATAGCAGGAGCGGAACTTCCAGCGGTATTAGTAAATATTGTACGCTGCGGTCCTGGTTTAGGAGGTATTCAAGCAGCACAGTGTGACTACTTCCAAGCATGTAAGGGAGGAGGGCATGGCGACTATAAAAATATAGTTCTTGCTCCTTCAAGCGTACAAGAATTATATGAGTTAACTGTTGAAGCTTTTAATCTTGCTGATAAATATAGAATGCTCGTTATAATTCTTGGTGACGGTATGTTAGGTCAGATGATGGAAGCAGTTGAATTTAAGGACAAAGAAGAGATTTACCAGGATGACAAGAAGTGGGCTTGTACTGGTACTAAGATGCAGAGAGAGAGCAATGATATAACATCAATATATATTCAACCTGAAGTTCTAGAAGGCTTAAACAACAAGCTTCAAGCAAAGTACAGACAAATAGAACAAAATGAAGTTCTAGTTGAGACATATAATTGTGAAGATGCAGATATTATAGTAACTGCATATGGCACTGTTGCTCGAATAATCAAAAATGTTATTAAGATGGCTGATAAGGAAGGCATTAAAGTTGGTTTGATTCGTCCGATAACACTTTATCCATTCCCAACTGCTGCTTTTGAAAAGTATGCAGAGACTCCAAAAGCATTTCTGAGTGTTGAATTAAGTGCTGGCCAGATGGTAGAAGATGTTCGCCTTGCAATTAACGGCAAATGTCCTGTTCATTTCTACGGACGTACAGGCGGAGTAATTCCTAGCCAACTTGAAGTTTTAAATGAAATTAAGAAAATCTTAAATAAATAG
- a CDS encoding 4Fe-4S dicluster domain-containing protein produces MAKVKFHEERCKGCKLCVTVCPKKIVIMKSDKLNQKGFHPAGVDEIEKCIGCAFCATICPDCVIEVEK; encoded by the coding sequence ATGGCAAAAGTAAAATTCCATGAGGAAAGATGCAAAGGCTGTAAGCTTTGCGTAACAGTATGCCCAAAGAAAATTGTCATAATGAAATCTGATAAATTAAATCAGAAAGGATTTCATCCTGCTGGCGTAGATGAGATTGAAAAATGCATTGGTTGTGCTTTTTGCGCTACAATTTGTCCTGATTGCGTTATTGAGGTTGAAAAGTAA
- a CDS encoding tRNA threonylcarbamoyladenosine dehydratase: MLHEFSRSELIIGTEGLNKLKNSKVAVFGIGGVGSYTVEALVRCGIGHIVLIDDDCVCLTNINRQLQATRKTVGKPKVEAMKERILDINPKCEVSVIQKFYMPDVAEEFIDKSYSYIVDAIDTVTAKIDLVVKANAYGIPIISAMGAGNKVDPTKFEVSDIYKTSVDPLAKVVRKELRNRGIKKLKVVYSKEEPIKPVETETSSCSSSCICPSGTTRKCTVKHQVPGSLSFVPSVVGLIIAGEVIKDLIGWGKN, translated from the coding sequence ATGTTACATGAGTTTTCTAGAAGTGAACTGATTATTGGTACAGAAGGACTTAATAAACTTAAGAATAGCAAAGTTGCTGTATTTGGAATTGGCGGAGTTGGTTCATATACTGTTGAGGCACTAGTAAGATGTGGAATTGGACATATTGTTTTAATTGACGATGACTGCGTTTGCTTGACAAATATAAACAGACAGCTTCAAGCAACAAGAAAGACAGTTGGAAAGCCCAAAGTAGAGGCAATGAAAGAAAGAATTTTGGACATAAATCCAAAATGTGAAGTTTCTGTGATTCAGAAGTTCTACATGCCAGATGTAGCTGAAGAGTTTATTGATAAAAGCTATAGCTATATTGTAGATGCCATTGATACAGTGACAGCTAAAATTGATTTGGTTGTAAAAGCAAATGCTTATGGAATACCTATTATAAGTGCAATGGGTGCTGGCAATAAGGTTGACCCAACAAAGTTTGAGGTGTCAGATATATATAAAACTTCAGTAGACCCATTAGCTAAGGTTGTAAGGAAAGAACTTAGAAATAGAGGAATCAAAAAGCTTAAAGTTGTATATTCAAAGGAAGAACCTATTAAACCAGTTGAAACAGAGACATCAAGCTGCAGTAGCAGTTGTATTTGCCCATCTGGTACAACAAGAAAATGTACTGTTAAGCATCAGGTCCCTGGAAGCCTATCTTTTGTTCCATCTGTTGTGGGGTTAATTATAGCAGGAGAGGTAATTAAGGATTTAATTGGATGGGGAAAAAATTAA
- a CDS encoding ferredoxin, producing MRASVDQDGCIGCELCVSICPAVFSMNEEGKAEAIDDDIPEENESEAEEARDGCPVSVIDID from the coding sequence ATGAGAGCATCTGTAGATCAAGACGGCTGCATCGGCTGTGAATTGTGCGTTTCAATTTGCCCTGCTGTTTTTAGTATGAATGAAGAAGGAAAAGCCGAAGCAATAGATGACGATATCCCAGAAGAAAATGAAAGTGAAGCAGAAGAAGCTAGGGATGGTTGTCCAGTGTCGGTAATAGATATTGATTGA
- a CDS encoding NINE protein — protein sequence MLNKVKAGGSIMYCRNCGSIMNDQAAICVTCGVPVGKGNNYCPMCGEATESMALVCMKCGVNLNSYGEQKSKLAAGLFGIFLGMFGVHRFYLGNIGIGVAQLLITVLTCFLLSWVSAIWGLIEGILILSGSINRDAKGVPLRD from the coding sequence ATATTAAATAAAGTAAAGGCAGGAGGTAGTATTATGTATTGCAGGAATTGTGGAAGTATAATGAATGACCAAGCTGCTATATGTGTTACTTGTGGAGTACCAGTTGGGAAAGGTAATAATTATTGTCCTATGTGTGGAGAAGCAACGGAATCAATGGCTTTGGTATGTATGAAGTGCGGAGTAAATTTAAATTCTTATGGTGAGCAGAAATCAAAGCTAGCAGCTGGTTTATTTGGCATATTCTTAGGAATGTTTGGAGTACACAGATTCTATCTTGGAAATATCGGAATTGGAGTTGCTCAGCTGCTAATAACAGTATTGACATGTTTTTTACTTTCATGGGTATCGGCTATTTGGGGATTGATAGAAGGTATATTGATACTGTCAGGTAGTATAAATAGAGATGCAAAGGGCGTTCCGTTAAGGGATTAG
- a CDS encoding helix-turn-helix domain-containing protein — protein sequence MDITVGERLKQLVKEKGLEQQEVAAQLNIKSPTFNGYVGNKREPSISRLKQLASYFDVSVDYLIGYNDIRSPYLSHLPDEVKEFVQNPENQTYIELAIDIKERTLEKNRKAL from the coding sequence ATGGATATTACCGTTGGAGAGAGGTTAAAACAATTAGTAAAAGAGAAGGGCTTAGAGCAACAAGAAGTTGCGGCTCAGCTAAACATCAAATCACCAACTTTTAATGGATATGTAGGAAATAAGAGGGAGCCTTCTATATCAAGGTTGAAGCAGCTTGCAAGCTATTTTGATGTATCTGTGGATTACTTAATAGGCTATAATGATATTAGAAGTCCTTATTTAAGTCATTTGCCTGATGAGGTAAAGGAATTTGTACAAAATCCAGAAAATCAAACATATATTGAGTTGGCAATAGATATTAAAGAAAGAACACTAGAAAAAAACAGAAAAGCTTTGTAA
- a CDS encoding aspartyl-phosphate phosphatase Spo0E family protein yields MLEDRINKLRETLNSEIEKCSLDSESILTLSHDLDELITEYYKYSKKKNI; encoded by the coding sequence ATGCTAGAGGATAGGATTAACAAGCTAAGAGAAACACTCAATAGCGAAATAGAAAAATGCAGCTTAGACAGTGAATCAATTTTGACCCTCAGTCATGATCTAGATGAACTAATTACCGAATACTATAAGTATTCAAAAAAAAAGAATATTTAA